A stretch of DNA from Spirochaetaceae bacterium:
GGCATGTCGATGGCCCCAGGGGCGCTGGCGGCGGCCTTAGGCGAGGATTTGGGCATGGATTCGCCTGTTGACGTGTTTGCCGCAGGTGTGTTAAGTTGAGAAGCTCAGGTTTCAACGGATGCAAGAGATGGGTGATAACACCACTCAGCACTGCCACCGGTTAGCGGCAACGCAGGTGCGTCGTATCCTCGCCTACCCCCCCCCTTCCCTCCAACTTTTCGGACCGAGAACAACTAACCGCTCCGGCTAATGCTAATCGCCCCGTACGCGACCCCGCGCACGCGGTCGCCTTCACCACCGCCGTAGCTATCGGTGGCGCGGGCTCGGTCGATCGCCGGGCCGCCCGTGCCCTTCCCGGCGACTCAGGCCGTCCCGGATCCCCGCCGGCGACACCCCCAGCGTTGCCGGCCATTCAGACGCGCTGCTGCTCAGACCACCGCCACGCGTCGCGTTGTAACGAGAAGAAGGAGGCTCGAATGATACTCAAAGAACCTCACGCGCGCGCGGCGTGAGCCCGGGTGAACCCGGTGAGTCACACGCCGCACGCTGCAGGAATCTGACTCACACCGGCCGCCCGCGTTGCGGGCGCGAGAGGATCCGGGGAGCGGCAACCCGCTCCGCAAGACTCTCGAAATCAAACATCCTGGAGATAGTTATGAACATTGTGACAAAGACCTTCGCGGTTGCGTTGGTCCTGACCCTGACTGCCACCGGCCTCTGGGCCGCGGGCGCAGAAGAGGAGCCGGCAGCCGCCGTGGAGAAGGAAATGGTGCGCGACCCGACCACCGGCAAGATGGTGGTTGCGCCACAGTATGGCGGGACATTAACCTTACACTTACACCCATATTCGCCACAGGCGACAGACCCCTATTACCACTATTCGGGCGGGATAATCTCGGGCGTCGTAGAGAAGCTAGGTATCGGGAACTGGGGAATAGATAGGGACGTATGGGACTTTAAATCGGGCCCGACCCCTGAGTCGGTCATGATAGAGCAACTGGCGGAAAGCTGGGATATTTCCCCGGACGGGCGCACCTATACCTTCCACATCCGCCAGGGCGTTCACTGGCATAATAAGGCACCGATGAACGGTCGGGAGCTCACTGCCGATGATGTCGAATACAACTTTCACCGTCTATTGGGTATGGGCAAGTTTGCCGACGCCGGACCTTCCCCCGTGGGTGGCGCCGCCCCATTCGTCTCCATACCATGGGAATCGGTAACGGCCACCGACAAGCATACGATGGTCGTTAAGCTGACGAAGCCATACCTCCCTGCGCTGCGGCTTATGCTCGTCGACTACTTTATTTACATATCCCCCCCCGAGGTAATCGAGCAATACGGTGACATGAAGGACTGGAGGAACGTGGTCGGCACCGGGCCCTTTGAGCTGACTGACTACGTCGAGGACAGCTCTGCGACCTGGACCAAGATTCCTGACTACTGGGGCTACGACGAAAAATACCCGCAGAACCGCCTGCCCTACGTTGACAAGTTAAGGGGACTGATGATTCCAGAGGAAGCATCAATTATGGCAGCAATGCGCACAGGCAAGATTGATTACAGACGGTGGGTCGAAAACCAATTGGCATCGGTACTGAGCCTGCAGCGGACCAACCCCGAAATCGCGGCATGGCCGGTTTGGTTTCGGTCGGGTAGTTCTTTTGCTCCTACCGTGGGCGTGCCGCCCTTTGACGACATCAACGTGCGCCGCGCAATGCAGATGGCACTGGACCTTGAGCCCATTAAGGCTACGTACTGGAGGGGTTATGCAGATACTACACCTCACGGGCTAGTAGGGGTGAAAGGGTATTACATCCCGTTTGATGAGTGGCCCGACGAGGTCAAGCAATACTATACCTATGACCCGGAAGCGGCCGAGAAGCTCCTTGATGAGGCTGGATACCCGCGCGGCGCCGACGGCACTAGATTTAAGACCTCCGTGAATGTCTCGGTTGGAAATACGGACATTACTGAAATAATTGTCTCCCAGTGGGCAGAGATTGGCGTCGATGTTGAGATTGATGCAGTTCCCTATGACGTACATAACGAGAGGGTATTCTCGCGTACTTGGGAAGGCTTGCACCAAACCAATATGGGCAATCTTTATGACCCTGTCATGATGGTAGGCTGGTTTCACTCGGATGCAGTGTGGAACCGCCCCGGATCCCGGTGGCCTGAGGTGGACGCCATGGTTGACGCCGCCCTAAACGCTACTACCATTGAGGAGCAGCAGAGGCTGATTGCAGAGGCAGATATGTACATGATAGAGAAGCACTGGCAGATATGGGGGGGTAAACCTGCAGTGTATTATTTGGCCCAGCCGTGGCTCATAGGCTATAACGGTGAAATGGACACAGGCTTGGACCCTCTCGGTTTTAATCTCCTCTTCGCCCGCCTCTGGATTGATAGTGAGCTGAAGAAAGAAATGGGTTATTAAGGGTTTCATCCCTTGTAGCTGAGCTCAGCCAATAAAGGGGGCTGGGGGGCCGGGGCCTCCCAGCTCCCGCACCCGATTCATACCGCAACGATCAGGAGGAATGTTACATCAGAGCCTATATCATCAGGCGGTTATTGCTGATAATCCCCACCCTGTTCATATTGAGCGTCCTGGTCTTTCTCTCGGTCCGCTTCATCCCGGGCGATACAATAGACGCAATGCTGGGTCGGTGGGACTTCATCGCCATGGAGGTAGACCGCGAAGCTCTTGAGCGTATGCTGGGATTGGACGTGCCCGTCCACGTGCAGTATGCACGCTGGATAGGAGTGTTGCCGACCCCTGACTGGGTTACCGGTGAGTCCCACTTCAAAGGTCTCCTCCAGGGCAGCCTTGGCCACTCACTCCTTGGCGCCCAGGAGGCGATAGAGGAGACGATATTCCGTAAACTGCCGGTAACCCTTGAGCTTGGCCTTCTGGCAATCGCAATCGGGCTGTTGATAGCGCTACCCGTCGGCATCTACTCCGCGGTTCGGCAGAATACCGCAACCGACTACGTGGGGCGTTCCATCGCCATCATCGGCCTGGCAACGCCCAACTTCTGGCTGGCTCTGATGGTCATGCTCTACCCCGCAATCTGGTGGGGCTGGTCGCCGCCGATGGAGTGGGTTCCTTTCACGGAAGATCCGTTGGGGAATCTCGGGTTGTTTATCATTCCCAGCCTGATTCTGGGGACGTCCATAGCTGCAATGACGATGCGGATGACGCGAACCACGATGCTGGAGGTCTTAAGGCAGGACTATATCAGGACGGCCTGGGCAAAGGGGGCGAGCGAGAAGGTAGTCATCCTGCGCCACGCCCTCAAGAATGCCCTGATCCCGGTAGTGACCCTGGTAGGCATGCAGTTGCCTATCCTGATAGGTGGCTCGGTTATCATGGAGAACATATTCAACCTGCCGGGGCTAGGTCGCCTGATGGTGGCGGCACTCCAGGACAAAGACTATCCGGTGATCTCCGGAGTAAACCTGTTTTTCGCCACCGTCGTTATGATGATCGTTCTATTCATCGACCTGACTTATGTCTATTTGGACCCCAGGATCCGTTATAGATGAGAGGTTTCTTCATCAGACTGTGGAAGGAGCATCCACTGGGTGCTGCCTGCGGAATCATCGTATTGCTGTTGATTTTCGTGGCTATCTTTGCGGATGTTCTGGCTCCCTATCCCTATAATGAAATGCACCTGTACGACATGCTGCAGGGCTCATCGGCCCGCTATCTGCTGGGTACCGATCAGTTTGGGCGAGACTTGTTGAGCCGCATTATATATGGTGCTCGTCTTTCGATAGTTGTTGGTCTGACCGCCACCACTCTCAATGTTGTGGTGGCCGTTCTGATAGGCGGCACTTCCGGATTCCTGGGCGGCAAACTGGACCTGGCTGTGCAGAGATTTGTCGATGCCTGGGTGTGTTACCCGGGACTGCTCCTGCTGTTGACCATAATGTCCATAGTGGGGCGGGGTGTGCCACAGATAATAGTGGTCCTGGGGATAGCAGGAGGCATCGGCGGCTCAAGACTGGTCAGAGGTGCCGTTATTGGCATTAAAGAGAATGTGTATTTTCAGGCGGCGGAGGCGATTGGCAGCTCAAGATGGAGAACACTGATCCGGCATGTCCTACCCAATATCATGCCTGTCATAATCATCATATTCAGCATCAACATCGGAGGTGTAATCCTGAGCATAGCTTCTCTCAGCTTCCTCGGATACGGCCTGCCCATCGAGGTTCCAAGCTGGGGAGGTATGCTCAGCGGCGAAGGGCGTCGATTCATGGAGGAGGCACCACACCTGGCTGCCTGGCCTGGTCTTTGCCTGACGGTAACCGTTTACAGTTTGAACATGTTTGGCGATGCGGTGCGGGACCTGCTCGACCCGCGGCTCAGAGGCGGCGGGGGGCGGCTGGGTGCCAGCGCCGTGACGTCGGTTTGAGGCCCGTCGGCACCGGATGATCAGGGCGCGCTGCTCAGTGCTGAACCTGTCATTTACTGACATTATAGGAGTCCAGGTGGCGGCAAAAGATCCGGTCAGCGCGGGAGCGACAGGCGCGGCATCACCTCCTGATCAATGATGGTCTCGCCGTGCAGCGCCTGCCGTCCGGTGGGGCTGCGTCCCGGCTTGACGATTTGCCTGTTGGCGGACGGAGGCTATCGCACGGCGTCGAGTAGCCGGGCGTTTCCGGGCTGGACGGCGGCGGAGATTCACATCGCGCTGAACGAGGACGAGCTGGCGGACGCAACCATCGCGGCGTTGCGCCGGGTGGGGCGAACGCTGGGTGCGGCGGAAGGCACCGGGCCGGAAGACGACCCGTTGCTGCGCGCCGAGCGCCGGGAAGGTCGGGTGGAAGGCCGTGTGGAGGCGCTGACCGCGGCGGTGTTGCAGGTATTCGAGACCCGGGGCGTGCCGGTGTCGGCCGCGCTGCCACGGCGGTTGGCCGAGCTTGAGGGCGTCTCCGCCGAGGACCTGGTGCGGGCGGCGCTGGAGTGCCGGGACGAAGCGGACTTTCTGCGGCTGGCGGGGGATCGGGGATAATCGTCCACGGCTCGCGCTTCGCCAGCACGTCGAGCAGCGGCGCCGCTGACGGCGGCGCAACCCACTCCAACTTGGCGCCTGACTCATCCTCGTATCCTTGGCGGCAGGCAAGATTGCAGGTCCCCCGGTGAAGTGCTACCGGGTGACGGTCAACAGCGTGTCGGCCGTCAAGCCGTCCGTAGCGCCCACCACGTCCTCGGCGCCGTCCGGCCAGCGGATGGTGAGCCGCTGCGGGCGCTCGCCGGCAGGCAAGCCGAAGTGGACGCGGGGCGGGTTGCTCGACAGGTAGCCGCTGGTCACCTCCACGTCGCGCCGGTAGCGGCCGGCATCGGTGTCCAGCCGCAACGAGGCGCCGATCGCGAACCCGTTGGCCGTGCCGGACCAGACCAGGTCCACCTGCACGCTCGCCCCGCCGCACAGGCGGTTCTCGAACAGCAGCGACGGCGCCCGGTAGTTGTTGACCACGATGTCCAGGTCGCCGTCGCGGTCCAGGTCGCCGAGCGCCATGCCGCGCCCGCTCTCGGTGGCGCCCAGCCCCCACTCCGGCGCGGCCACGAAGCGCCCTCCGCCCAGGTTGCGCAGCGCCTGGTTCTCCTCCACCAGCTCGGCGTTCGCCAGCTTGCGGAACGGGTCGCCGACCATGCCGTTGACGGCGTACAGGTCCAGGTCGCCGTCGTTGTCCAAGTCCCCGAACTGCGCCGACCAGCTCCAGCCGGTGGCGGCCACCCCGGCGCGGCCGGCGGTGTCCAGGTAGGAGCCGTCCTCCTGCCGGGTCTGCAGCACGTTGGCCGCGGCCTGCACGCCGTCGCCCACCGGGGTCGCCGCGCCGCCCGGTTGCAACAGCGGCCCCCAGGCCTCGTCGATGTCCGCACCCGCGCGGTACGGGCTCATGTCCGCCGCGAACAGTTCGATGCGGCCGTCGTTGTCCACGTCGCCGGTGGCGAATGCCATGGTGTTGCGGGTGGTTACCGGGAACGGGCTGCCGGGGCGCCACCACGACCGGTGCGGGCGCACCCGATCGGGGGTACGGAGGAATACGTTGTCCGGGACGTCGTAGTCGTTGCCCACGACGATGTCGCTGAGCGCGTCGCCGTCGACGTCGGTCAGCACGATGGCCAGTGCCATCGCGCCGGCGGCGAGGGGCCATGCCAGGAACTGGAACTCACCCGGCTCGAAGGCGCTGCGCCGGTCGCGCGGCCCGAGGTTCTCGTAGTACCACACCCCCCGCTGCCGGGTGCGGGCGGTGGAAACGTTGGTCGTCACGAAGTTCCGGTATGCCTCCATCGCTTCGTATCGCTCCAACTCGGCGTCGTAGGTGGCGCCGACCAGGTCGAGGTCGGTGTCGCCATCGAGATCGTCCCACGCCATCGTGTAGATGGGGTAGCGGGCGATGAACCGTTCGTCGTCCACGATCCGGAAGGTGCGTCCGCCGCTTCCCCGCAGCCACCGCGGACGTTCGTCGGGCCGGGTGGCGACGATGTCCTGGTGTCCGTCGCCGTCCACGTCCACGATGGCCACCGCGCGCGCCCCGACCAGTTCGAGCGCGGCGGCATCGAACGCCGGACCTCCCGGCCCGCCCCGGTTCCAGAGCACCGTCGCCGGGCCGTGCAGCCCGCCGAGCAGCACGTCCAGCCAGCCGTCGCCATCGAGGTCGGCGATCGCGACCCCCGCGCCGTTGCTGTCGAACGGCATCGGCAGGTTCGGCATCGGCTGCACCGAGTGCGGCAGCGGCCGCGCCACGAACGCTCCCGTGCAACTCGTCTCGGCGCTGACCGGGACAACTGCAACGCGGGGAGCCGCGCCGAGCGGGCCGGCACACAGCAGAGCCGCAAGGCACGCCGTCCCCATCGAACCTCGAAACATCGCCGGACATGAAACCACGCGCGTCGGTGCACCCGCAAGGCTGCATTCCACGGCACCGACGGAAGCAGGTGGTACAGCTACGAACGGGTTGATCGGGTCTCGCCCCGGATTACTCGCTCAGACCAGGGCCAGGGTCTCCGGCACGAACAGGTCCTCCGGGGCGACCGTCTGCGGTATCACTCCCTGGTCAACGTTGAAGCGTATGAAGGTCTCCAGAGTCCTGCGCGAACTCTCGAAGCCGTAGGGCAGGGGGTCGCCGCCGACCGTCTGCGGCATCTTCCGCAGCGACCGATCGCCGGCGTCGTCGGCGGCGCCGGAGCGCAGGCGCGGCAGGTACTGCGACCTGGCCTCGCTGAACAGGCGGAACAGCTCGGTTGCGAGACCGGGGTGCGACGCCAGCGCGGCGTCCTTCACCACCAGCAGGTGGCTGATCGGATAGATCCCGGTCCTGCGGTGCCAGGCGTCGTCGGCCTGCCGGGCGTCCGGGAACAGCGGCTGGATGTCAGGCGAGTCGACCGGGCCGGGCGCGATGGCGGCGTCGATCTCGCCGGCGAGCAGCATCGTCGCGAGGTTGTTGTTGGGCGACGACACCACGTTGGCGGGCGCGACGCACTCCTGCACGTGTTCGTCTCCCGACAGAACCCAGGTGACCGCGTCCAGGTCGACGCCGTATTCGGCGGCCAGGATGCCGCGCGTCCAGACGCCGGGGGTAAACGTGTAGCTGCGCACGCCCACCTTGCGGCCTTCGAGATCCTTGGGCTCCCGGATACCGCTGCGCCGGTGGTACCGCAACTCGCCGTGATAGAACGCGCGGGTCAGAAAGATGGGGATTGCGGTAAAGCGCCTGCCGTGGGCGCGGGCACACAAACAGGTCGCCAGCGCCATCTCCGCGACATCGAACTCAAGGCCGCGCACCATGCGGCGGAATATCATCGGCACGGGGGAGACCTCGACGTGCTCCAGGTCGAACATCGGGGAGGTTATGGTGCCATCCTTCAAGGCCGTGGTATGGCCATAGTTTCCTATCGCGGTACGCAGCACCGGACTGGGCATCTGTTCCATGCGCCGAACTCCGATCGGCATGGTAGCGCGACCCGGTCGCACCTTCCAGCCGACAGATTCGACCGATTCGGCGTGCTTGACGGGTGCCGGGCGCGTGGTAGAATGGCGGCTTGGTACGCGGATGAAGCGCGATCACACGGCCCACCGCAGCCACCCGTTAGCCGCGAACGCTAGCGCTCCGTCCTGCTCCGTCCTGCTCCGTCCTGCTCCGTCCTGCTCCGTCCTGCTCCGTCCTGCTCCGCAACAAACCAAGCACTCGGTAACTGACCGCTCTCTACGCTCGCCGAGCCACATCCCCCACTGTGTCGCCATCAGTGCCGCTGACGACGTAGCGGCTCCCTTCGCCATCCACACCCATCGCACCACGCTCGCGGAGACCGGCGCTCGCGGCGCTGTCTCCCGCTTCGGGTGCGACCACTACCACGACCATGCGAGAAGGCCGAAGTCTTCGGCCCAAGAGAACCACGGGCAACGGGGCGCGGTCCCGATCCCGACAACGAGGAGGAGTACGTTATGACTCCCAGACTCATGGTGCTGCCGCTGGTGTTCGCGCTGGTGGCTACCGTTACGTTTGCCGCCCCCGCCGGCGAGGAGGCGGCCGCGGTCGAGAAGGAGATGGTGCTCGACCCCACCACCGGCGAGATGATCAGCGCGCCCGAGTACGGCGGCACGTTCACCTTTGCACTCAAGGAAGAGCCAGCCAGCACCGACAGCTTCGGAGCGGTTACGATAGTCAGTCACGTGCTGGAGCTGGTGAGCATCGCGGATTGGGCGCTGCCGAGAGATGAGTTCGACTTCAACGTGCTCGTCGCGCCGGCGAACACGACGGGGGCGTTGGCTGAAAGCTGGTCGCAACCCGACCCACTCACCATCATCCTCAACATCCGCCAGGGCGTTCGCTGGCATGACAAG
This window harbors:
- a CDS encoding ABC transporter substrate-binding protein gives rise to the protein MNIVTKTFAVALVLTLTATGLWAAGAEEEPAAAVEKEMVRDPTTGKMVVAPQYGGTLTLHLHPYSPQATDPYYHYSGGIISGVVEKLGIGNWGIDRDVWDFKSGPTPESVMIEQLAESWDISPDGRTYTFHIRQGVHWHNKAPMNGRELTADDVEYNFHRLLGMGKFADAGPSPVGGAAPFVSIPWESVTATDKHTMVVKLTKPYLPALRLMLVDYFIYISPPEVIEQYGDMKDWRNVVGTGPFELTDYVEDSSATWTKIPDYWGYDEKYPQNRLPYVDKLRGLMIPEEASIMAAMRTGKIDYRRWVENQLASVLSLQRTNPEIAAWPVWFRSGSSFAPTVGVPPFDDINVRRAMQMALDLEPIKATYWRGYADTTPHGLVGVKGYYIPFDEWPDEVKQYYTYDPEAAEKLLDEAGYPRGADGTRFKTSVNVSVGNTDITEIIVSQWAEIGVDVEIDAVPYDVHNERVFSRTWEGLHQTNMGNLYDPVMMVGWFHSDAVWNRPGSRWPEVDAMVDAALNATTIEEQQRLIAEADMYMIEKHWQIWGGKPAVYYLAQPWLIGYNGEMDTGLDPLGFNLLFARLWIDSELKKEMGY
- a CDS encoding ABC transporter permease, which codes for MRGFFIRLWKEHPLGAACGIIVLLLIFVAIFADVLAPYPYNEMHLYDMLQGSSARYLLGTDQFGRDLLSRIIYGARLSIVVGLTATTLNVVVAVLIGGTSGFLGGKLDLAVQRFVDAWVCYPGLLLLLTIMSIVGRGVPQIIVVLGIAGGIGGSRLVRGAVIGIKENVYFQAAEAIGSSRWRTLIRHVLPNIMPVIIIIFSINIGGVILSIASLSFLGYGLPIEVPSWGGMLSGEGRRFMEEAPHLAAWPGLCLTVTVYSLNMFGDAVRDLLDPRLRGGGGRLGASAVTSV
- a CDS encoding CRTAC1 family protein, whose product is MGTACLAALLCAGPLGAAPRVAVVPVSAETSCTGAFVARPLPHSVQPMPNLPMPFDSNGAGVAIADLDGDGWLDVLLGGLHGPATVLWNRGGPGGPAFDAAALELVGARAVAIVDVDGDGHQDIVATRPDERPRWLRGSGGRTFRIVDDERFIARYPIYTMAWDDLDGDTDLDLVGATYDAELERYEAMEAYRNFVTTNVSTARTRQRGVWYYENLGPRDRRSAFEPGEFQFLAWPLAAGAMALAIVLTDVDGDALSDIVVGNDYDVPDNVFLRTPDRVRPHRSWWRPGSPFPVTTRNTMAFATGDVDNDGRIELFAADMSPYRAGADIDEAWGPLLQPGGAATPVGDGVQAAANVLQTRQEDGSYLDTAGRAGVAATGWSWSAQFGDLDNDGDLDLYAVNGMVGDPFRKLANAELVEENQALRNLGGGRFVAAPEWGLGATESGRGMALGDLDRDGDLDIVVNNYRAPSLLFENRLCGGASVQVDLVWSGTANGFAIGASLRLDTDAGRYRRDVEVTSGYLSSNPPRVHFGLPAGERPQRLTIRWPDGAEDVVGATDGLTADTLLTVTR
- a CDS encoding ABC transporter permease, with product MRRLLLIIPTLFILSVLVFLSVRFIPGDTIDAMLGRWDFIAMEVDREALERMLGLDVPVHVQYARWIGVLPTPDWVTGESHFKGLLQGSLGHSLLGAQEAIEETIFRKLPVTLELGLLAIAIGLLIALPVGIYSAVRQNTATDYVGRSIAIIGLATPNFWLALMVMLYPAIWWGWSPPMEWVPFTEDPLGNLGLFIIPSLILGTSIAAMTMRMTRTTMLEVLRQDYIRTAWAKGASEKVVILRHALKNALIPVVTLVGMQLPILIGGSVIMENIFNLPGLGRLMVAALQDKDYPVISGVNLFFATVVMMIVLFIDLTYVYLDPRIRYR